In the genome of Fusarium poae strain DAOMC 252244 chromosome 1, whole genome shotgun sequence, the window AAACCTCTCTAAGAGACTACTCTAGACTAGGGGTGATCCACCAACAACTTCTCCCAGCTTCGTGTGAGACAATAGGGTAGATGGATATTATCATTTGTCATACAAACACTGTAGATGCTCACATGTCCAACAAAAGGTTTAGGGCTTGTATAGAGTAGTATCCTCTTTggtaatatttataattggATTTAAATGAAGGATGGACTAGTTACGAGTCTCTAGAGTCTCGAACGCCGACTATCGTTCGAGGTTGTTACTTGCCGAAGAGAGAGACACTTCAAACTCAACAATTCCCCAACTCAACAAGGTTGCTGACGCAATAAGCGAGGGGAGTTGCAGTTGCTATGATACAAGATCTGCATATGATGATGAAAGGCAGACTGTTTATCACTTTGAGCCAAGTCTTTTCTTGCCGTCTCAACCGAGCTGATACTATCAAGTTTGTTGAACAAAACCGTATAATGAGTGGTAGTATTCTCAACTTGACATGAAACACCATGAAACTCTTATCGATAACAAGTCGTATGACATCGATTGGTTGATCGCGGTCCCAGCCTACGCGTCTCACCGACGTGTTCGAGAGATCCCAGAATTCCGTACTAGTAAAGGACAAAAAAGCATGGCAGAAAGCATCGCTTACAGTGCTGTATTCGTGAGGGGTCGACGGCTTATTTCTGTCACACCCTATCCACTCTTGACGCTAATGAAATTCCCATCCGATCCGGAAAAATGACTTGACCATAATATCGGTCACCTTGAACCTCTTGTCGCTCCGTGCTTTGAACACCCACATCTCCCAACTGGCTCGAAGAAGACTCCACGATTATCATCTCTTGTATACTCAATTCTCTATTATTCTTGACCGATACttgattgatatgggtatccctcgaagtctaatgtgaaatcgatagatgcagcttcgtcacgaaaaatagggctcttagagcaaccttaatctcacacaaatacaaaagcactgtGAGACATACCTGCTATGCAAcccacttatccttcctttaacacaaagacactaaacacaaaagaccaagcatcCACTTATTCTTGACCGATACTAGTGCTCTGCAATCCGCAGAAATGACTCCCTCGTGTCTGCCAATTGATGATCCCTGCTGAAAACGCAGTGACGCCCGCAAAAAAACAAGCTTTATTTCAGCTCTCGATCCTTGCTGGATTCCCTGTCAAATGTCTCACTGGCGCAATCCCATTGGCTGGCCTgcgccaccaccaccgtcaaGACGGCAGCAGGTTGACCATGATCCCAACCTCCTGAGCACTTCCTTGAACCATTTTTAACCTTATCTTTAACTCTTTCTCTTCTATCAATTTCTGCCACTTTCAAATTCGTTTCCACCTTTATATCACCTCTGCGTCAACCACAATGGCGAGCAACATCCTCCCAGGAAATGGGCATGGGCATGGGCATGGACACAACAGTTCTGGTCATAGAGACGAATCAACCCCGCTTCTTCCACAGCTCTCTAGTCACATTGCACATGAAGGCGAAAGTGGAAGAAGCGGTTTCCATCCGCGTCATTTCCTCGCTGTGCTCTGGAGAAGCTCATGCACCGCGTCCATGTGGGTGAACGTTTTGTGGCCAATTGTCCCCGTTGCCATTATCCTCCAATTCTTCCCTGGCATGCATCTATGGAAGTTCGCTACCGCCTACATTGCTGTCATACCGACGGCCAACCTTCTGGGTTTTGCTGGGCAGGAATTCGCGCGAAAGATGCCCAAAGTGGCTGGCATTCTCATTGAGACGACCTTTGGATCCATCATTGAGATTATTCTCTTTATCGTCCTCCTCGCAAAGCACGAGAATCAGGCCCCCGACGACAATGGAGACGAAGGAAACCTCATTCCTATCATTCAAGCCGCTATTCTTGGTAGTATCCTGACTAATCTGCTTCTCTGTCTCGGTCTTTGCTTCTTCGTCGGAGGTCTCAAGCAAGCCAGTCAGAAATTCCACGCCATTGTATCAGAAGTTGGTACCGGTCTGTTGCTTGTGGCTGCTTTTGGTCTTCTCATCCCAAGCGCATTCTACTCCGCCCTGAAGGCCGAGGTTGTACCTGATTTCCCAGGTTTCAGAGTGCTACACGAAAAGTTCACAGAGGACAAGCTACAAGAAGACGTGGTGCGTATCAGCCAAGCAACCTCGATTGCACTGATCATGGCGTTCTTCATGTACATCTGGTACCAGGCCAGTAGCCAGCACAGCATCTTTGACGAAGTCATCGAGATGGATGAGCACCGAGACGCTGATCGTGAAGCGGATATGGAAAAGCCAAAGTTCACCATGACCGAGACCATCGTCGCTCTTCTTATCGCTTTGGTGTTTGTGACCGCACTTCTCATTTTTCTTGTTGAGAAAATCGAGCATGTTGTTGAAAGCGGCGTGCCTGATCAGTTCTTGGGTCTCATCCTTCTGCCCTTTGTCGAGAAGGCGGCTGAGCATTTGACTGCGATCGATGAAGCTTATGGTAAGATCTTGCTGCTCGATAAATCGCTGTGGCTAATGAATTATAGACGGAGTCATTAATGTTGCCCTATATCACTGCCTGGGCCCCTCTATTCAGACTGCCCTCTTCAATGGTCCGCTCGTCGTTCTCGTTGGCTGGGCCATCGGAAAGCCAATGGATCTCAACTTTGAGATTTTCATGATTGTTCTGCTTGTTTTGTCTATTCTGGTCGTTGGAAACTTTCTCCGTGACGGTGAATCCAACTGGTTGGAAGGAGCTCTTCTCGTGGTATGTAGAAACTGATCTCGCAGATATGAGCCACAACTAACATACATATGCAGGTTATCTACGCCATTATTGCAATTGCCTGCTGGTACTACCCCAATCCCGATGTGGCTACTTCCAACGGACTAGAAGGCTCCGAGATGGTCAACGTGACGATGAGTGTCGATACACTTCGTCAGTTACAGCAGCTTCTCAACGCACATCTGCCATTGTAGGTACCCATGTTACATCATGCTTCGTGCGCATGAAATTGGAAAGTTTGCCTATTGTTTGGTTATTgtttggtgattttcgaggcgtaagtcccgaagtatatatataatatttgaCTTTTGTTTGGTGATTTCCGAGGcataagtcccgaagtatacatttaaaAATtgacttaataataaatgcAGTTTTTGAACTTTATAtgttaataaagtttttgATTTGAACTTtattagtatataaagtttaaaaactgTATTTATTATTGAGTTAATTTTTAAAtgtatactttaggacttttATGCCTCAGAAATCATTAAACAATAGTCAAATAttaaatgtatacttcgggacttatgCCTTAGAAACCTTCTGAGTTAAGTCGTTAAAGAATTAAAGTACTATCAGCTGCAGTAAATCACTGCTTCTTAAATATCAAAACCTGGCTGTCAAAATCTCTCTCAAACCGCAGCTGAACGCCAAGGTTCATAAGCGTTGAACCAGAAACAGTCTGGTTGCCATCTAATACATACTTGGCATCTGCATCCAAACCCTGCAGACGGAACCAAGGCCAGGAAAAGTTGATAGTAGCACGAGTTTGGAAAGCAAACAATACAACTTTCTTGCCGTCCTCAGAAATGAACTGTCCAGCTGGATACTTGGTATCCTCAGGAAGGGCCAGTCGGTAGAAATCACCTGTAATGACGATGGGGTTAATCTTTTCAGATAGCTGGATGAGACCCGGAATTTGATCTCTCTCTTCAGCTTCCAGATCACTAGGATCAAGCTCGACACCGAATGATCCACCCATCATGGCAACGTGGGCTCTGAACTTGACGGATGTTGTACGCCCAGTGACTTGGTTGGGGACATGAGAGAGATGAGCGCCCATTGCAGAAGGGGGATAAGCGAGAGAAGTACCAAACTGGATTGCGATGCGCTCGACTGCATCCGTATCGTCAGATGTCCAAATTTGGGGGAACCATTGAAGAACGCCTGGGTCGAACCGACCACCTCCTGATGCGCAACCTTCCCAAAGAACATCAGGGAAACGACTGGTAAGAACTTCAAAAACGTGGTACAAGCCCAACATGTACTTATAGTTGAGTGTCTGATCAGGAGTCTCGTGAATGCCACGGTTGTTATCCCACTTGACATATGAAATTGGTGACTCGCTAAGGATCTTGGAAACAGAGTCGATAACAAACTCTTGGACCTCTGGCAAAGCGAGGTTGAGAACAAGTTGCCAACGAGTTTCAGTTCGGGGATAAGATCCCGAGTGGATAGCCCAGTCAGGATGTTCGTTGTACAGGTCTGACTCTGGATTGACCATCTCTGGCTCGAACCAGATACCAAACTTGAGCGTTTCGGAAGAATTGGCCACTTTAAGCTGGGTCACGtcttcaacaagaggagTGAGACCTTCGGGGAAGCGAGACTTGTCAGGTTGCCAATCACCAAGACCGAGCCTATCAATCGTTCGAGCGTACTTGTTACCAAACCAGCCGTCATCCATGACAAAGAGTTTGATACCAAGATCTGCAGATTGTTTCGCGATCTTGTAGATAGATGTCTCGTTGATGTCAAATGCCAAGCCCTCCCAGCTGTTTAGGAGAGCAGGTCTAGTCTCTTCAGCGTACTTGCTCTTCATCAAGTGCTTTCTGTAAAGCCGGTGGAACTGTCTCGACATGCCACCGACACCCTTGCTCGAGAAGACAGACACAACTTCGGGTGTGGTAAAGGTTTGACCAGGTTTGAGAGGCCATGAGAAATCAATGGGGTTGATACCGAGAAGAGCACGAGTGAGACCCTGAGAGCTCTTTTCGACGTCTACTGCAAATGAACCGGTGTAGACCAGAGAGAAaccccaagcttcgccttgcgaTTCAGTAGTGTCTGGGGAAACAAGCGCGAGAAAAGGGTtgtgaagatgagaagagtACCCGGTTGAACTTTGGAAGCTGCAGTCCTGGTTAGTATGCTTGATCGTCATTCCAGAAGCTTCACTTACCCTTGTGTGCCATAGTCAACCTTGCGACGCACTCGCATGCCCTCACGGGACCAATCACCTCTAATCTCAATAAGATCTAGGTCTTCTTGTCGGAAGTCAACACTCCAACTGGCAACCTTTTTGAGAGTAATAGTTGTGTTTCCTTTGTTGGTGATATTTACGCTTCGCACGATAGCGTCATATTTTGGGAAGATAGAATAGGTCAAGTCCACAGCGATGGAGCTGTAGTTGTCATACATGTGCACAATAAGACTTGAGACATCCTCAGAATCACCAAACGTGGCTGGGAGACCAGGCAATGCAGGTTTTCCCTGCACGAGGTCGTACGACTTGTAGCGAAAATCGGTGACTGTAGTGCCACTGGCTTGTTGGATCTGGAAAGCTGGTAGTCTGAAGTCTCCTCGTCCATGGTCTGGAAACTCGCGTCGGACTCGACCGATGAGATTGACCCAACCTTGGACGGGGCCGACGTCTGCCGTTATGGTATCTCCCGCGACGGGGCCACCATAGTGGTCGTTGATTAGATCACCTGTGGTGTTGTCCACGTGGAAGCGATACGAGACATTTTCTCCATTGAGGGCAAATGAGGTTCCATCAATCTCGATTGCTACAATTGTCAGCGTTGGGACCTCGTGAGATTGAGAAACTTACGACTTGAGCTTTGAGCCAAAGCGGAGAGCGACTGGCCAAGGACTATCGCGGCCGTAGAGATACGCTTGAGTGTGACCATCTTGTCGTCTGTGATCAATTTGCACAGCAATTGAAGAAAGCCAAGAGATAAGTGGAAGACATAAACATTTTAAGTTCTTCTCCTCACTGCGCAAACTTAGATCAGCAAGATCAACTCAAGGTTAAACTCGCCCATAAAGTAACATCATGTGGTGATCCCACATCTTAACGGTGTCTCGGACCGATCATAATTTGGAGAAAACTGGGCATCTTGGAGGAGACGATGAACTTTGCTGGCGTTTGTTTCCCGAATAATGCTCCTTCGAGAAACGATCGACGCTGCTCGTGCGGAGGATCAGCCATTACTCTCCACGTTCGGGACTTTAGCCAGTGGTTGTTATGACGTTGTCCTCAGGCGCACGAATAAGAGTGAGCAATTGGAGAGGGGAAGTGTAACCGTTGCATAATAGAATCTATACAGTCAATGAGATGAGAACAATTGCAGGTAATAATACAGAAGACATGCTTATAGCCGGCTAAAACAGGATGTATAGATGTACTTGTACGGACAAACCTTTCTCCCTTGACAAAATCAGTCATAAAGACTCGTGATTGGTCGACAATCTAACCATAGAGAGTCAATGACAGCTTGTAATCGACTGAGTGCTTTATCACCTAACAAATCTCACGATCTTGGTTATTATTGAAGTTTCAGCCAAAATGAGCTTACAAAACGTCATCCTTCCTCTACAAGACCCATCACAACAATGGGACATACAGATAGAAGCGGGCGTCGTATCGTCCATGAAACCATCTGGCAAACCTTCTCCAAACCCCAGTCTCTTACTCCCCTCTCTCTGTCATCCGCATATCCATCTCGATAAACCATACCTTTTAACCTGCAATCACTCTTCTTCTGACAAACACCCGGACTATTCGGACCTTGTTCCAAAATCAGGAAGCTTTGGCGAAGCCTTGTCCAACACGGCCGAAGCAAAGAAACGTTACACCGCAGACGACCTGTACCTGCGAGGGTCTCAGCTCCTCACCACGAGCTACACACAAGGTGTAACATGTGTTAGAGGCTTTGTTGAACTTGACCATGTCACGCAACTAGAGCCTCTGAAAACAGGGCTTCGGTTGAAGAATGAATTTGAAGGGTTTGTCGATTTGCAGATTTGTGCTTTTGCCCAGGATCCGATCTTCTCAACTGAGCACGGATATGAGAATCGAAATATCCTTATAAAAGCCCTGGAAGAGTTTGGATCGTCGATCGATGCCCTAGGGACCACACTGTATGTGGAAGAGAATGGGGATTTGGAGAAAAAGAACATACAATGGGCTATTCAAACAGCACTGACGTACAACCTGAATCTCGACTTCCATACAGAATTCAACCTCAAGCAAGGTGATGCTATGGAATTGTTCAGTTATACTGTCGACCAACTCGTTGCCAATAACTGGCCTACCTACTCTGGCGCCCCAACCGTCGTTCTCGGACATGCCACAAGACTAACACTAGCGTCTCACAAAGAGCTACGTCAATTTTCTGAAAGACTTCAAAAGACGAAATTACCGGTTCACTTTGTCGGATTGCCTACTAGCGACGTCTTCATGATGGGTCGGCCAATATCTGATGAGTTATCAGAGCAGGACACGCCACTTAGCCGCCAATGTGGCACACTGCATGTACCCAAGATGATCCAAGAATATGGACTGAAGGCGTGTTTGTCTGTAAACAACGTTGGCAATGCATTCACTCCATATGGAACTGGAGACCCTCTTGGGATAGCGAGTTGGGGCGTTGGACTCTTTCACGCGGGTAAGACTGATGATGCAAAACTGCTCTATGAAGCTGTCAGTACTCGTGCGATGGATGCGATTAAACCTTTGGAAGTCAGTCACGAGACAAATAGTCGcgttgaagagaagaaaaaattCATGTCTATGATTCTGTTCAAGAATGAGGAGAATATGAATATTAAATCGCCACAAGGGAAGACAATACAAGTGCCCGCTCGACAGCGGCTGTCTGTCAAAGACATTGTCTGGGATCCACCAGAGACAAGACTCAGAAGCATAATTAGATAGCCTTTCTTTCAGTTGAATTGtgtataaattaaaactatatactgtgaaaattaaattaattgtTATATCCCTAAGCCTTGCACAAAGCTCCATCTGAAGTCTCAACCCAGTATTCTGACCCAACACATGTTGGACAATAGAATAAATGAGTGGGATCCCATTTGTTCTTGGTGGCCAAATGTGTCTGATACAGGCTTCCGTAGAAATCCTGTCGGTAGTCGGGGTCGTTGCGATCACCCTCATTCATGTAAGCTCCAGTGTTGGGAGCCAGCTTCTTGGATGCCACACCCTTCACAAAAGTCACTTCATCATTCGCAGCCTTGCGTTCAGCAGGAGTCGCAGTCTTGGAAATACCCTGACTGGAAACGATGGCGTAGTATGACTTTCTCCAGGCTGGGTTGAGACCACTGGACTCGTCTGCAGCGTCTTTGAAGACCTGGCCTCCAGAGACGAAGAGGATGACGTTGGTGCCGAACTCATCAGGCTTACCGCTAATGACTTCAACAGCATCTCGGACATTGTCGAAGCTCTCGACACTCTCCCGATCAATCAGTCTTGAAGTGAGAACTGAGGTGTCTCCGGTGGGATTATACAATCCCGATTCAGCTTCATAGAAAGACCAGTAGTCAGAGTAAGTCGCCCAGCTCTCACTCATGTATAGCTGGTCCTTGAACTGGCTCAAGGCCTTGCGTACTGGGGCCCAACcggcttcagcttcttcacgGGTCTTTCCGATCGCCCAAAATCCATGAGAGTAACCAGATGTTGCGTTGCCAACAAAGACGGTAGGAAAGTTGCGGAACCAGTACCCGTACCCTGAAAACCCAGCATCATTGAGATCAGGAAATTGCTGTAGTAAAACAGATACAGCGTCAAGAAGATCTTTGTTCTTCTCTGTCTTCTCCAGTGGCGCAACCTCAAAGTGGTGGGCTGTGACAGTGTCGACGTTGGGGTGGGCTTTGACGGTGCTGCTTAGAGTGATGGCATAGCCTGGTCCGCCACCACGCATAGCTCGGAAGAGGTCAGCGTTGCGGCAGTGGTTGACGGTCAGGACTTTTCCATCAGCCAGCATCACCTCTGCCTCGAGGATCTGGTCAGCACCGAGACCGTAGTTCCTTGTAGCTGGACCATGACCACCTCCTGATGCCCAACCACCAATTGCACCAGGAGTAATAGAGCCACCGCCAACAACAATGACGTTGTTGGCCTTGGCTACCTTGTAGACATCGCGCCACTGGTAGTTACCATCAATCTTGATAGTACTTCCCGTCCAGCCAGACTTATCACAGCTGCTCTTGGGCTTGAAAGTCTTTCGAAACtcgatcttgttcttgtactGATGCAACCATAGTTCAAGCCCACCATAGCCGTCGGAgcggccaagaagatcatgACCAGTACCAGTTACGACCAACCTCAAATTGCGTTCTTGAGCGTAGGACAGGGTATTTCTGATTTGTGACCGCGTAGTAGCATTTACGGCGTAAACGGGGGACGATCCCAGACTGCAGGTAGTGGGCTCTTGGCCAGCGCTGTAGTCCACTGGAGCGCATGTAATGTTATGGGGATAAGGCCTTCCAATTGGGTCTGAAGACTGGAAGTCTTGATCAGACCACATTTTGTTCACATAGGCGCAGTGCTTGAGGTCTTCAGCCGGACCAGGGTAACATGATTGTGCGATAGGCTGCGTCTTGATGAGGCCCCCGTCGACTTTCTCGTCAAACGTTTGCCAATCAGAAGGGGAAGGCCAGCAGCTTTGACCTGGGATCTTTGCAGCATGTCAGCAAGAAGGGCACAGACATATCAGAT includes:
- a CDS encoding hypothetical protein (TransMembrane:9 (i66-84o90-108i120-142o162-186i198-224o254-272i309-328o409-426i433-454o)), with the translated sequence MASNILPGNGHGHGHGHNSSGHRDESTPLLPQLSSHIAHEGESGRSGFHPRHFLAVLWRSSCTASMWVNVLWPIVPVAIILQFFPGMHLWKFATAYIAVIPTANLLGFAGQEFARKMPKVAGILIETTFGSIIEIILFIVLLAKHENQAPDDNGDEGNLIPIIQAAILGSILTNLLLCLGLCFFVGGLKQASQKFHAIVSEVGTGLLLVAAFGLLIPSAFYSALKAEVVPDFPGFRVLHEKFTEDKLQEDVVRISQATSIALIMAFFMYIWYQASSQHSIFDEVIEMDEHRDADREADMEKPKFTMTETIVALLIALVFVTALLIFLVEKIEHVVESGVPDQFLGLILLPFVEKAAEHLTAIDEAYDGVINVALYHCLGPSIQTALFNGPLVVLVGWAIGKPMDLNFEIFMIVLLVLSILVVGNFLRDGESNWLEGALLVVIYAIIAIACWYYPNPDVATSNGLEGSEMVNVTMSVDTLRQLQQLLNAHLPL
- the AGL2_2 gene encoding Alpha-glucosidase 2 (SECRETED:SignalP(1-22)~CAZy:GH36~CAZy:PL1_7); protein product: MVTLKRISTAAIVLGQSLSALAQSSSPIEIDGTSFALNGENVSYRFHVDNTTGDLINDHYGGPVAGDTITADVGPVQGWVNLIGRVRREFPDHGRGDFRLPAFQIQQASGTTVTDFRYKSYDLVQGKPALPGLPATFGDSEDVSSLIVHMYDNYSSIAVDLTYSIFPKYDAIVRSVNITNKGNTTITLKKVASWSVDFRQEDLDLIEIRGDWSREGMRVRRKVDYGTQGFQSSTGYSSHLHNPFLALVSPDTTESQGEAWGFSLVYTGSFAVDVEKSSQGLTRALLGINPIDFSWPLKPGQTFTTPEVVSVFSSKGVGGMSRQFHRLYRKHLMKSKYAEETRPALLNSWEGLAFDINETSIYKIAKQSADLGIKLFVMDDGWFGNKYARTIDRLGLGDWQPDKSRFPEGLTPLVEDVTQLKVANSSETLKFGIWFEPEMVNPESDLYNEHPDWAIHSGSYPRTETRWQLVLNLALPEVQEFVIDSVSKILSESPISYVKWDNNRGIHETPDQTLNYKYMLGLYHVFEVLTSRFPDVLWEGCASGGGRFDPGVLQWFPQIWTSDDTDAVERIAIQFGTSLAYPPSAMGAHLSHVPNQVTGRTTSVKFRAHVAMMGGSFGVELDPSDLEAEERDQIPGLIQLSEKINPIVITGDFYRLALPEDTKYPAGQFISEDGKKVVLFAFQTRATINFSWPWFRLQGLDADAKYVLDGNQTVSGSTLMNLGVQLRFERDFDSQVLIFKKQ
- the HPM9 gene encoding FAD-linked oxidoreductase hmp9 (SECRETED:SignalP(1-19)~CAZy:AA7) codes for the protein MQISVLLPFLALLPAGSWAKDIIDSSKRDPQCKCIPGQSCWPSPSDWQTFDEKVDGGLIKTQPIAQSCYPGPAEDLKHCAYVNKMWSDQDFQSSDPIGRPYPHNITCAPVDYSAGQEPTTCSLGSSPVYAVNATTRSQIRNTLSYAQERNLRLVVTGTGHDLLGRSDGYGGLELWLHQYKNKIEFRKTFKPKSSCDKSGWTGSTIKIDGNYQWRDVYKVAKANNVIVVGGGSITPGAIGGWASGGGHGPATRNYGLGADQILEAEVMLADGKVLTVNHCRNADLFRAMRGGGPGYAITLSSTVKAHPNVDTVTAHHFEVAPLEKTEKNKDLLDAVSVLLQQFPDLNDAGFSGYGYWFRNFPTVFVGNATSGYSHGFWAIGKTREEAEAGWAPVRKALSQFKDQLYMSESWATYSDYWSFYEAESGLYNPTGDTSVLTSRLIDRESVESFDNVRDAVEVISGKPDEFGTNVILFVSGGQVFKDAADESSGLNPAWRKSYYAIVSSQGISKTATPAERKAANDEVTFVKGVASKKLAPNTGAYMNEGDRNDPDYRQDFYGSLYQTHLATKNKWDPTHLFYCPTCVGSEYWVETSDGALCKA